The DNA window TGCTTCACGGCTTCACCCGCATGCACGGTGATACAGCCATCACAGCGTGTGGTGACAGCCACGGCAAGGGCGATCAACTCACGGGTCTTGGCATCGAGATGCCCGGTCTTGGTGCCCGCTCCTGACAGGGCCTGGTAGCCGGCGACGGTGCCGGGGCTGAGTTGACCGATGTCGCCGATGCGACCCAGCAATTCATTGCGGTATTGCAGCCAATCCAACATGCGATCCTTCCTTTGCTTGGGTGAAGTGATGAAGGGAAACCGTTCCGGCACAACCTGCCGATGGCGCCAGCTTGGGAGCATGGGACGGTCTTGGCAAGCCCAGACCGTCCGGCTCGCCATGTATTCCGATCTCATGTCGAGGAACGCCCTGGATGGTATCGGCGGTTAACATCATCTCTAGACGACCGGTCTAATCGGCTGCTAGACTCAAGTCATGGCCAAGAGCTCCCTCCATTCCGATGTACGCACGCACATCCTGCAGACCGCCCAACCCATCATCAGCGGCAAGGGTTATTCGGCCGTTGGCCTGAACGAGATCCTGCAGGCATCCGGTGTGCCCAAGGGTTCGTTCTACCACTACTTCGGCTCCAAAGATGCTTTTGGCCAGGCATTGCTCGAACACTATTTCGAGCATTACCAGCTTGATCTTGACGCGCTGCTGCAGCCCCCCGCCATGCCTGCAGGCCATCGTCTGATGCAGTACTGGACGCGCTGGCTGGAACTTGAAGTCAACGGTGATTGCAAAGGCCGATGCCTGGCGGTGAAACTGGCCGCCGAGGTCAGCGACCTTTCGGAAGCGATGCGCGCCGTTCTGCAGCGGGGAACCCAGCAGATCATTGCCAGGCTCGCCGGCTGTATCAGTGAAGGTCTTGAA is part of the Frateuria aurantia DSM 6220 genome and encodes:
- a CDS encoding carboxymuconolactone decarboxylase family protein translates to MLDWLQYRNELLGRIGDIGQLSPGTVAGYQALSGAGTKTGHLDAKTRELIALAVAVTTRCDGCITVHAGEAVKHGASEAEIAEALGVAVALNAGAALVYSARALDAVKAHEAAK
- a CDS encoding TetR/AcrR family transcriptional regulator; the protein is MAKSSLHSDVRTHILQTAQPIISGKGYSAVGLNEILQASGVPKGSFYHYFGSKDAFGQALLEHYFEHYQLDLDALLQPPAMPAGHRLMQYWTRWLELEVNGDCKGRCLAVKLAAEVSDLSEAMRAVLQRGTQQIIARLAGCISEGLEDHSLPPLRLGHPELTATTLYQLWLGASLRSKITRNREPADAAMTATRRLLGLEPCPR